A region of the Gigantopelta aegis isolate Gae_Host chromosome 11, Gae_host_genome, whole genome shotgun sequence genome:
ACAAGTGTTATTTCAGTGCATGGTGTGGTGCAGTGTCCAattattctataaataaagtaCGCAACACCCCAACTGCATGGCTGGGTCTATTCGGGTCACGCTGTAGTAAATACACGCTATCGGCCGAAAACCAGGTCACTGTTGTAGTGTATGCACTTTActgtttttggtttaaataaactaatacagcgtttgttttttaagattatatgtagtGAAGAGGCAAGGATTATTTGTCagagatttattattattcaaaacatGGGTCTAATCAGGTCACGCTGGTTCTGGTTTACACTGAACAACTGAATCTCACAGTGGCTGCTCTTGTCTGTTATTATCTTATATTAATATGACtttaaaaatagttatttaAAAAGATGTCATGCATACCTCTCTCTAATCATTAGTTTAAATGTGGGTAAATATGGTATAACTTCAAAAGCGACCACCTGAATCGACTAGAGTGCACAATAACATTCCTGACCTACAAACTGGCTGTGTGTACACCAGTTGGCTAGGCTTAACCAGGTCACTGTTACAGTGTATGTACTTTACTATTTTCGCCAGCTTACCAGTTGAAATCCAACTCGTACAGCgctatttaaaacaataatgatgttttagttttatattcTTACGATGTATGATAGTATGTAGTTGTGTTTGAAGTTGTAATACAAACAGTCGTGTGCCAAACCGGGTCTATTGTGATCTGCTGGAATGTGTACATGGGTCTAACTAGGTCACGCGGTGTTGTGAGCTTAACTGACCGCGAGTGTCTCCGTATGTCTATTATATTAACAtggtgttaaaataattatttaaaatcatgTCATACCTAACTAACTATACGTCTTTTTATGTACACTCATTTAAAGGTGGTATAACTTAAACAAGTCATCCGAATTGACGAAGTGTTTTTGATAACACTACTGACCTATAAACAGACGTGTGTTACGCCAGGTTGTTAAGCTTAACCAGGTCACTGTCACTGACTCTATCTCATCATAGCTGCATGCATCTGCGCATACGTGTATTGATATTAAGCATATTAGAACTGGTACAATCCGGTTTAAACTGGTTTTAACCACTTCATTAACAAATGTATATAAGagtgtatattttgtatttgtaaatcatttcaTTCATAGACAGCAAGCGAGACAGCGAGCGTagtgtttattatattgtattttaatggcAGATAAACAGcagtttttaaatactgtaaCTTCAGTACAGGAACTTGAAGCTTGGGCTCATGACCACAACCTGGAAGAATGTCAAGAAGCCAACCTTAAAACGCATTGAGTTACTATCTAAAGAACTGatttttaacaatgaaaatacaCCTTCAAAAGCCGGCTATGTTTGCAACGTTTGTCAGCGCTGCTTTAAGTGGAATAAAGACCTCCTGCGACACACCCGTACAGTCCATGGGAATGAACGATTCCAGTGTGTTAAATGTGGACATTCATTTACCCGTCTGGATAACTATAACAGTCATCGATGTACACTAAAACGGACATCGTCAGAAGCCAACCAACAGGCCAAACGACAGTGCCTACGGCCTCTCGGTAACAATGTCAACAACAACCTCGACCCTAGTGATGTACCAGCTCGGCTAGCAAAGTGTAATTGGTGTGGTCACGTGAAATGTTTACTTCCCGGTAAGCACTTTTGTGAGGGTTGTTCAACAAAAGGTCGGGAATGCAGCCAGTGTCACAGACCAAAACCCGAGCGGTTCTACAGTCAACGGGTCAACCAGTGCGATAGGTGTATCCACCGACGTGAACGCTACGAAGAAAGACGAAACCAGGTTGGAGCGGGCCGTATAGATGCACTCGAGGGGGCAATTTCAACGACAACATTGACACCCAACCGAGAAAATgatgttgacattcttcagtTCTTAGCTGATgaacaatttaatattttacagaTTTTGCATAATTCCTTAACAGCAAACAAAGGTATGAAGtggtttttaactttaaaattgaaatttatcAAATATGATGAAAACAATGAAAGTATATTGGCAGAACCTATACTTAGAACTACTAATTTTTTAACCACTAATTTCTCTGAATTGGAGAAACAATTAGCAGAGGGATTTCAAAAATTGTACACATCATCACAAGAATTTCAAGCTGAAGGGAGTGGATGGGCTATCGATCATATCATACATTTGGAAGTTAATACAGCTCAATATATTCCTTTGACTGGTAGTAGCTATATCCCTCTTCCTAGAGTCCTTGCAGAGAAAAAAGCCATACTGAACATTCAGAACGAAgatcagaaatgttttattttggtcTGTCTTAGCAGCTCTGCACCCATTATCTTTCAAACATCATGCCAACagggtaaataaatatgaacctTATGAAACTGAACTAAATTTAGATGGAATTGATATGCCCATTCCCTTAACACAATTAACAAAATTCGAAAAAACTAAACAGTATTTCAGTAAATGTCTTTGGATTTGATGAGAATGATGGTGTATTTCCCTTACACAAAAGTGCATTCAAATGTTCAATTGAGGTAGATTTAATGCTACTCAGCCAGGGGGAAAAAAGACACTTTTGTCTCATTCGCAATTTCAGTAGGTTGATGGGAAATAGAACAAAACatggacatcaaacattttattgtcgTTCTTGTTTACATGGTTTTACTAGACAAGATTTGTTAGATGATCACACACCATATTGCAATTCATATGGTCTTCAGAAAGTAAAACTCCCCGCAGAAGACAACAAGTGGGTTCAGTTTAATAGTATTCGCAAACAGTTAAGAGTACCGTACATAATTGTTGCGGATTTTGAGTCTCTTACGCGAAAAATCAGTGGCTGTGTGAATGACCCCACTTTTTCAACCACTACAAAGTATCAAAAGCATGAACCATCTGGCTTCTGTTATAAAGTTGTTAGCTCTGATCCTTCGTATTACAAACCTGCTGTTGTATACAGGGGAccaaatgttattaataatttcattgATCATCTATTAGAAGAAAGTAAGAATATTGGAGAAATCTTAAACATTGTGGAACCAATGAAATTGACAGTAGAGGATGAGAGAACATTTAGAACCGCTAGTACATGTCATATTTGTCAAGGAAAGCTAGGGTCAGACCGAGTTCGCGACCATGATCATTTGACTGGAGTTTATAGGGGTCCTGCACACAATAAATGCAATTTACAGTACCAGTTTAGGAGGAATAAGGGGAAACAGAGCAATCTTAACGAGTTCTTTATTCCTGTTGTTTTTCACAACCTTAAAGGTTATGATAGCCACCTGATCATGAGGTATTTGGATAAatctgttaaacaaaaactacactGTCTAGCCAACAACATGGAAAAATACATATCATTCTCTGTTGGCAGTTTGCGGTTCATAGACTCACTTCAGTTTTTGAACGCATCGCTTGAGACACTGGTTACTAATTTGAAAGCAGACGGTAGTGATAAATTCACTCAACTCACAAAAGAATTTTCAGATGAACAGAAAATCAGCTTACTTCTAAGAAAAGGGGTATACCCTTATGACTTTATGGATGACGAGTCTAAATTTAACATGTCTCAGCTCCCTGCTCAAGCTgagttttataatattttaactgaTAGTGATATCTCGGACGAGGATTATGAGCATGCTCATCAGGTGTGGACAACGTTTGACTTGAAAACCATGGGAGAGTACCACGATTTGTACATGAAAACAGATGTTCTTCTCTTGGCAGATGTATTCGAAAATTTTAGAAACATGTGCTTAGATTATTATGATTTGGATAGTGCTCATTATTTCACTTTACCCGGTGTAGGGTGGGATGCCATGCTCAAGATGGGAGGTGTGGAACTTGAACTTCTCACAGATTTAGACATGCATCTTATGATAGAGCATGGTCTAAGAGGTGGAATTTCAATGATATCAAAAAAGTTTTCCAAAGCTAACAATCCTTATCTTGAAacaatttaatgaaaatgaaccCTCCACCTATCTTATGTATTTGGATGCTAATAACCTGTATGGACATAGCATGTCCCAATACCTCCCTGAAAGAGATTTCGAGTGGGTTAAAGACTTGGACAGTCTTGACATTATGACTGTGACAGAGAATTCAAACACGGGGTATATTTTGGAGGTGGATCTTGAATACCCCACAGAATTACATGACTGTCACAGTGACTATCCTCTGGCCCCTGAATCTATGTTAGTCACTGATGCTATGCTTTCTCCTCACTCACAGCAGCTGAGAGATAAACTTTGTCTTACAGATCGGCCTGTACGAAAACTAGTTCCAAACCTCAATGATAAAGAGAAATATGTACTACATTACAGAAACTTACAATTCTATCTCAGACAGGGAATAAAGTTGACAAAGATCCATAGAGCGATTCAGTTTAGACAGTCTCCATGGTTAAAGACCTATATCGATTTCAACACGGAAAAAAGAAAGCAGTCCAAAAATGAGACTGAAAAAGCTTTTTTTAAGTTGATGAACAACTCCTGTTTTGGTCGAAGCATGATGAATGTAAGAAAACATGTGAATGTGGAGCTGGTAAATTCAAAGAAACGTTTAAAGAAACTCTGTGCTAAACCCACATTTGAaggctttaaaatatttaaccctGATTTGGCTGCAGTTCATCTTAAGAAAGCCACTATCGTTCTTAATCAGCCTATCTATGCCGGATTTTCAATTCTAGACATGTCTAAAATTGTTATGTATGAATTTCACTATAATTTCATGAGAGCAAAGTATGGTAATAAAGTCCAGCTTTTATTCACAGATACAGATTCACTGTGTTATGAGGTAGAAACAGAAGATATCTATTCTGATTTTCAGAAACATGCCAACTTGTTTGACACAAGTAACTATAatctctctcaccctctcttCTCTACTGTAAATGCCAAAGTGTTAGGTAAAATGAAGGATGAGCTTGGGGGATCTGTCATGGAAGAGTTTGTAGGTCTTAGACCGAAAATGTATTCGGTTTTGTATGaggggaaagagaaaaaaatagctaAAGGTGTTAGTAAAACTGTGATAAAAAAGGTCCTGAAGCATACTATGtataagaaatgtttgtttgaacattCCCAACTGAGACATAGCATGACTAATATTCAGAGTGTGAATCATCAGCTGTACAGTGTAGCCACCAACAAGATAAGTTTATCTCCCTACGATGACAAACGCTATGTCCTTGAAGATGGAATCCATACTTTAGCCCATGGACACTACCGTACTCATCCTAGAATCATTGATTAGGCTATAAACCACATGTGCATAATATTGTCTATTGTAAATGAGAACCACTTCATACCTTATAATGATtttcatgtatgtatatatgttaaccTTTTTATATGGTGCCCTCTTAATAAAatagattt
Encoded here:
- the LOC121385070 gene encoding uncharacterized protein LOC121385070, with product MSQYLPERDFEWVKDLDSLDIMTVTENSNTGYILEVDLEYPTELHDCHSDYPLAPESMLVTDAMLSPHSQQLRDKLCLTDRPVRKLVPNLNDKEKYVLHYRNLQFYLRQGIKLTKIHRAIQFRQSPWLKTYIDFNTEKRKQSKNETEKAFFKLMNNSCFGRSMMNVRKHVNVELVNSKKRLKKLCAKPTFEGFKIFNPDLAAVHLKKATIVLNQPIYAGFSILDMSKIVMYEFHYNFMRAKYGNKVQLLFTDTDSLCYEVETEDIYSDFQKHANLFDTSNYNLSHPLFSTVNAKVLGKMKDELGGSVMEEFVGLRPKMYSVLYEGKEKKIAKGVSKTVIKKVLKHTMYKKCLFEHSQLRHSMTNIQSVNHQLYSVATNKISLSPYDDKRYVLEDGIHTLAHGHYRTHPRIID